The genomic stretch GAAAGGCCGCTACCAGCGGGCGGCGGACGTGCTTGGGCAGGGCCTCGGCACGCTTGGCGGGAACCCGGAACTGCGCGCGGCGAAGGCGCGCTACGACGTGGTCGCCGCGATCATGGCCGCGGGCAAGCAGCCGCTGGCCAGCGCAGATTATGCGCAGTTGAAGAAGCAGCTCGACGGCATCCGCAGGACCGACGCCACGGAGCTTGGCAAACTGGAGACGAGCATGAAGATGCGCGGCCAGCTGAGCGCCAAGTCGCTGGCCGAACAGCTCGACAAACTCAAGCCCACCAGCGCCGCGCCAGCGGGGCCGTCCGTCGAGGCGCCGGTGACCGCGCCTGTCGCCGAAACGCCGGCGGCGGTCCCGGGGCGCTTGCCGACGACCACCGGCAAGCCGGGTGCCGCACCGGGCGCCAAGCCGCCAGCCGTTGCCGAAGCAGCGGCACCCTCGGGGGCTGATTCGTGCTCCAAGCCGGGACTGGCCGGGAAGGGCAAGTTCTGTTCCGACAGCATCAGCGGTGCGCGTGGACCGCTGCTGGTCGTCGTGCCCGGTATCGGCGGCGGCAAGGCGTATGCCATGTCGCGCGCAGAGATATCCATCAACGAGTTCAATCAGTTCTGCCGGGCCAGCGGCAAGTGCGCCGCCATGACGGTCGCGGACCAGGACCTCGGCAACGCGCCGGTGAGCAACATCAGCCTCGACCAGGCCCGCGCCTACGCGCGCTGGCTCAGCGACCTCAGTGGGGGATTCACCTATCGCCTGCCCACCGATGCGGAGTGGGTGCATGCGGCGAAGGGTGGCGGTGGCTGGAAGCAGGCCGAGGACAGCAATTGCGTGCTGCCTTCGGCCGGCGGCGGCGACGGCAGCGGCGCGCCGGTGTCGGCGCGGGGCCGCTCGCGCAACCCATGGGGCCTGGTCAACATGACCGGCAACGTCTGGGAATGGGTCGTCAGCGGCGGCAGCGTGATGGTGCGCGGGGGCAGCTACAGCAGCTACTGGTCGGACTGCAGCGTCGATACCAGCCGCGCCGACGGTGGTTCGCCGCAGCGGGACGTGGGTTTCCGGGTGCTCAGGGAGCTGAAATGACCGAACGGGAACGTGCCATCAATCAGGATCTGCATGTCCTGGACGAAGCGCATCGGCTGGGGCGGCTATCGCGCGCCGAATACCGCGCGCGCCGCCGCCGCGTACTGCAGTCGCTGCACGACAGCAGCAGCGTCGTCACCGCGCGCAAGACCCTGCTGCCATCGGCCACCACGACGTCGCGTACGCGCCGTGTCCATGCCATGCCGTCCGGCGATACGTCGGTCGATGCCGGGCATGCATTGACGACGTTGCTGTCGATGCGGCCGGCAGTGGCATGGAAACCCTTGCTCGCATTTCTGGGCGGTGCCGCGTTGCTGATACTGGTGGCGTGCTGGTTGTTTCTGGGCGGCTGAAGATACCTGCCATCGCAGTCGCCGCATGAAGCCGATCCTGTCCATGGCAGGTATCCGGTTGCCTGCCGCCCGTACGCGCTTGTGCATGACTGTGGTGCAATGAAGAGGGGGCTGTGCAATAGGCTGCGATGCGCGATGGGGGTGACAGGTCGCCCGCGCGGCGGAGCCCGTTGTGGAGCCACTTCCGGAGCTGCCACGCGGCACCGCTCGGAAGTTTGGCAAACGTGAAAAGCCGGTTTGCCGGAAGTCATGGGCCGGCGTTTGCGTATCTGGTTTGCACGCTTTTTTGCAACCGCAAACGACGCTTCCTTTGAACGCGTAAAGGTGTATCCTGATAGAAGTAACACGAGCCAACAGGCAGCAATTGCCTGATTACCGGGGGCTTGGAATTTCGCAGTTGGCGTGACCCTGATGTCTCGGGGCGCGCCGTCAATGGATGATGATGCGACCAGGGGGAATGTATCGTGCGAACTGTTTGCCTCGCGGCAGCGTTGGCGTTGGCGTTGACTGGCGGGACTGCCGGGGCGCAAGACGCCGGCGTTGTTTCGCCTGATCAGGCTTCCCGCAACGAAGTGCCAGTCGGGAGTCCCCCGACATCATCACCGGAACCCAATGCCAAGCCGCAGCAGGCGCCCGACAATGTCGTGCCGCCGGTGAGGGAGCGCGATGCCGCACCCGTGCAGAAGATTGCGGTGCGCGGCTTCCGCGTTATCGGCGTTGCGGATCATGCGGACCTCGGCGTAACGCCGGCGAGCATCCAGGCGCTGGCCGATGCGCAATACCAGGAACTGGCCGGCAAGGCCGGCAATCCGGTGCAGCTGAGCTTCGAGGAGATGCAGGGCGTTGCCGACAAGATCGTCGAGCGCTATCGGACGGCTGGCTTCATCGTCTCCAATGCGTTTCTTCCGGCACAGACCGTCGGCGCCGACCAGATCGTCGAGATCCGGGTGCTGGAGGGCAAGATCGGCAAGATCATCGTCAAGGGCACGAAGCGCTACCGCCCCGGCGTGATCTCGGCATCGGCGGAAAAGCTGCGCGGCAAGCCGCTGCTGAAGAGCGACGTCGACACCGCGCTGCTGTATGCTCGCGATCTGCCGGGTGTCACGGTGGCATCGACGTTCCAGCCGGGCGAGAACACCGGCGACACCGACCTGGTGATGATCGCCAACGAGGCGAAACGTCCCTACAAGTTCACGCTTGGTGCCAACAACTACGGTACCGAACTTACCGGCCGCTACCGTGCACAGGCCGGACTCGAGTGGGCCAATCCGCTCGGTATCGGCGACACCTTCAACGTCAATGTGGACTACGCGCTGGACCCGAGCGACAACGTGTATGGCGCGGTGTCCTACCGTGCGCCGGCGCCAAGCGTGCCTGGCCTGAGCGCCGTGATCGGCGCCTCGCGCAACGAGCTGCAGATCAACTCCGGCTCGTTCGCCGCGCTCGACGTCAAGGGTCCCAGCTCGCTCTACTACGGTGGCATGGACTGGAAGTTCATCAACCGGGACGACCTGCAGGCACTGAGTACGCTGCATTTCATCCGTGAGGAATCCAGGCTCGACAGCCTCGGCGTCAACCTGTCGGACGAGAAGTTCAGCCTGGCCGAACTGACTTACGGGATGCTCCATACCGATCGCCGTTTCCATGGTGTCGACATCCTCCAGATCAGCCTGCGCAAGTCCATCCATGACGACTCCAGGGAGCCCGACCTGGTCAGTCCGCAGCATTCGAGAAATTTCCTGGTCGCCAAGCTCTCGTACACGCGAATGCAGTTCCTGACCAAGTCGCAGCGGCTCAACTTCAAGCTCGTCGGCCAGTACAGCAATGACGCGCTGGTCCCGCTCGAACAGTTCGCGCTGGGCGGCCCGGACAGCACCCGCGCCTATCCGATCGCCGACGCCCTGCGCGATCGCGGCTATTACACATCGCTCGAATATCACGTCGACGCACCGGGCTTCGGCGACAAGGTCTCGCCGTTCTACGGCCGCCCCTGGCGCGAGTTGCTCGAATTCCAGGTTTTCGTCGACTACGCCAAGGGCTATTCGGCGGGCGCCAACAAGTTCATCGAGCCGGAGTCGGCCACGCTCAGCGGCGTGGGCGCCGGCCTGATTTTCCGGCTGCCGCGATTCAGCCATTTCGAGTTCCATCTCAATGGTGCCGTACCCCTGGGTTCGCAGGATGCGTCCGATCACAAGGGCTACCACATCTACTCCCGCTTCAGCTTCACGTTCTGACGGATGACGACCATGAGCAAGAGCACCCACCAGCGCAAGTCGCGCACCAACGTGTGCGCGCGTTCGATCCTGGCGTCGGGCAAGGCCTTGCCCTTGCGCAGGACCTGGCCGATCAGCCTGTGCGTCGGGTTGGCCGTCGGGTCGATCGTCTTCAGCGGCGATGCGCTGGCCGGTGGTCCCACTGGCGGCGTGGTCGTCGGCGGCACGGGTTCGATCACGCAGAGCGGCAACAGCACGGTCATCAACCAGGCATCGCAGAGGCTGGCGCTGAACTGGCAGACCTTCAACGTGGGCGCCAACGAATCGGTGCTGTTCAACCAGCCGGGTCGCTCGGCGGTGGCCCTGAACCGCATCCTCGACCAGAACCCCAGCCAGATCTTCGGCCGCATCAGCTCGAACGGCCAGATCTTCCTGATCAATACCCACGGCATCATCTTCGGAGCCACCGCTCAGATGAACGTGGGCGGCCTGCTTGCCAGCACGCTCGACCTCACGCCGAACGACTTCCTCGCCGGGCACTACAACCTCAACGCGACCGGAGCCGGTGCCGGTATCGTCAACCACGGCCTGATCCAGGCCGCCAGCGGCGGTTCGATTGCCCTGGTCGGCGGCAGCGTGCTGAACGACGGGCTGATCTTCGCCAACTACGGCAAGATCAACCTCGACGGCGCCGATCATGCCGTGCTCGATTTCGACGGCAACGGCCTGATCAATATCCAGATCACCGGCGAACTGAAGCAGCGCCTGGACCAGCGCGAAGCAGCGGTCACCAACAAGGGAACCCTGCGCGCCGAAGACGGCACCGTGGTGTTGCAGGCCTCGGCGACGAAGGACCTGTTCACCGGCCTGGTCAACAACACGGGCGTCATCGACGCCAGCGGCATCAGCACCGACGGTGGCGTGGTGCGGCTGGTGGGCAATGGCGGAAACGTCGAGAGCAGCGGCAGCATCAACGTGTCCGGCGTGCATGGCGGCAGTGCGCAATTGCTGTCCGATCGGAATGTCGGCGTGACCGGCGGCAGCATCGACGCATCCGGCGTCCTCGGCGGCGGCGACATCCGCGTGGGCGGCGGCTGGCAGGGGGGCGAAGGCCTGCAGACCGCGGCAGCGACCTATGTGGCACCGGGCGCCGTGCTCAAGGCCGACGCCACGCAGCGGGGCGATGGCGGTTCGGTGGTGGTGTGGGGCAACGACGTCAACAACTTCTATGGCAGCATCAGCGCGCGCGGCGGTGCACTGGGCGGCAATGGCGGGCGGGTCGAGACCTCGTCGCATTACGGCTTGGACGTCCATGGCGGAGTGGATGCGTCGGCGCCGCAGGGCAAGGCCGGCATCTGGCTGATCGATCCTTACAACGTGACGATCAGCAGCGGCGCGGACGCCAATACCGGCACCGCGCCCA from Rhodanobacter soli encodes the following:
- a CDS encoding ShlB/FhaC/HecB family hemolysin secretion/activation protein; translated protein: MRTVCLAAALALALTGGTAGAQDAGVVSPDQASRNEVPVGSPPTSSPEPNAKPQQAPDNVVPPVRERDAAPVQKIAVRGFRVIGVADHADLGVTPASIQALADAQYQELAGKAGNPVQLSFEEMQGVADKIVERYRTAGFIVSNAFLPAQTVGADQIVEIRVLEGKIGKIIVKGTKRYRPGVISASAEKLRGKPLLKSDVDTALLYARDLPGVTVASTFQPGENTGDTDLVMIANEAKRPYKFTLGANNYGTELTGRYRAQAGLEWANPLGIGDTFNVNVDYALDPSDNVYGAVSYRAPAPSVPGLSAVIGASRNELQINSGSFAALDVKGPSSLYYGGMDWKFINRDDLQALSTLHFIREESRLDSLGVNLSDEKFSLAELTYGMLHTDRRFHGVDILQISLRKSIHDDSREPDLVSPQHSRNFLVAKLSYTRMQFLTKSQRLNFKLVGQYSNDALVPLEQFALGGPDSTRAYPIADALRDRGYYTSLEYHVDAPGFGDKVSPFYGRPWRELLEFQVFVDYAKGYSAGANKFIEPESATLSGVGAGLIFRLPRFSHFEFHLNGAVPLGSQDASDHKGYHIYSRFSFTF